A window of Struthio camelus isolate bStrCam1 chromosome 15, bStrCam1.hap1, whole genome shotgun sequence contains these coding sequences:
- the ZC3H7A gene encoding zinc finger CCCH domain-containing protein 7A isoform X4 has product MGLHEKVLEDCEIALRLNENNFRALYRKAKALNELGRYKKAYDAVAKCSLAVPQDESVIKLTQELAQKLGLKIRKAYVRAKPPSSSPVSNDISAKNSSVEDIELDLSEQKQEMISAAASSSSNFASEVSKDLASVPVPSLSSVMPLQVEKVSLPSAVLANGGSVSFSIPEACLDCGDGDIIIGEELDELLDSVPDPDESVMQTTGVRGALPAGSVATSVPFSASLLGTLPVGGGFVPSPSLSEIFSQPLASSLENFCSSLSTFSISDPKRDLSSSASRDGTPALNSNNSPLFQINGPSSLFGSESYMGIAGQTRNDFSNVFSSATANIPVSSALAGRNPLEGTHELKQACQLCFVKKGPKLLDYTYHPSLEHKCKKDILIGRLKNSEDKSWKKIRPRPTKTQYVGPYYICKDVAAEEECRYPGHCTFAYCQEEIDVWTLERKGAFSREALFGGNGKINFTVSRLLQEHHGLFMFLCEKCFDHKPRIISKRNKDNSSSCSHPAMHDFEDNKCLVHILRETMVKYSKIRPFQVRCQLDLCRHEVHYGCLREDKCFYAHSLVELNVWIMQNETGISHDTIVQESKKYWQNMEANAHGSQILGNQMKYGSLNLKMKFVCGQCWRNGQVNEPDRNKKYCSAKARHPWTKDRRVVLVMSNERKKWMTIRPLPTKKQVPLQFDLCNHIASGKKCQYDGNCSFAHSPEEREMWTYMKENSIQDLEQLYDIWLKSQKPEKGDDIATQANKENGKQIHMPTDYAEVTVDFHCWMCGKNCNSEKQWQGHISSEKHKEKVFHTEDDQNCWQYRFPTGYFSICDRYMAGTCTEGNNCKFAHGNAELHEWEERRQVLRMKLSKARKDHLIAPSDNDFGKYSFLFKDLN; this is encoded by the exons ATG GGTTTGCATGAAAAAGTTCTAGAAGACTGTGAAATAGCATTAAGGTTGAATGAAAACAATTTCCGAGCTCTCTATCGGAAAGCTAAAGCCTTGAATGAGTTGGGAAGGTATAAGAAGGCTTATGATGCTGTAGCAAAATGTTCTCTTGCTGTGCCACAG gATGAAAGTGTTATTAAGCTTACTCAAGAACTTGCTCAAAAACTaggtttaaaaataaggaaagcaTATGTAAGAGCAAAg CCGCCTTCCTCAAGCCCGGTTTCTAACGATATATCAGCTAAG aaTTCTTCTGTAGAAGATATTGAGTTAG ATTTATCTGAACAGAAGCAAGAGAtgatttctgctgctgcttcatcCTCCTCAAACTTTGCTTCTGAAGTATCTAAAGACTTGGCATCAGTACCTGTACCATCCTTATCTTCTGTTATGCCTCTTCAAGTGGAAAaggtttctttgccttctgcagtGTTGGCAAATGGAGGAAGTGTTTCTTTCTCTATACCAGAAGCATGTTTAGACTGTGGAGATGGAGATATAATTATCGGGGAAGAACTTGATGAGTTACTTGATTCTGTGCCTGATCCAGATGAAAGTGTAAtg caAACTACGGGAGTCAGAGGAGCtcttcctgcaggaagtgtagctaCTAGCGTAcctttttctgcctctttgttGGGGACATTGCCAGTTGGTGGGGGATTTGTTCCTTcaccttctctttcagaaatcttttcacagcctttggcTTCTTCACTGGAAAACTTTTGTTCATCATTAAGCACCTTTTCAATCAGTGATCCAAAAAGAG ATCTCTCAAGTTCAGCTTCTAGAGACGGAACGCCAGCGCTTAACAGCAATAATTCCCCTCTGTTT CAGATAAATGGCCCTAGCAGCTTGTTTGGATCCGAAAGTTACATGGGAATCGCAGGTCAAACGAGAAAtgacttttcaaatgtttttagcaGTGCAACTGCTAATATACCTGTATCTTCAGCACTTGCGGGAAGAAACCCGTTAGAAGGCACACATGAGCTAAAACAGGCCTGCCAGTTATGCTTTGTCAAAAAAG GTCCTAAATTATTGGATTACACCTACCATCCCAGCTTAGAGCATAAATGTAAGAAGGATATTCTAATTGGCAGACTGAAAAACTCTGAAGAtaaatcatggaaaaaaatacGTCCAAGACCAACAAAGACACAATATGTGGGACCATATTATATATGTAAAG atgttgctgctgaagaagagtgCCGATATCCAGGCCATTGCACGTTTGCGTATTGCCAAGAGGAGATAGATGTATGGACACTGGAGCGCAAAGGAGCCTTTAGCCgagaagctctttttggaggaaaCGGAAAGATCAATTTTACTGTATCCCGACTTCTTCAAGAACATCATGGATTGTTTATGTTTCTTTGTGAG AAATGTTTTGATCACAAACCCAGAATAATAAGCAAAAGGAATAAGGATAATTCATCTTCTTGTTCTCACCCTGCTATGCATGACTTCGAAGATAACAA GTGCCTTGTCCACATTTTGCGAGAAACTATGGTGAAATATTCCAAAATCCGCCCTTTTCAAGTTCGGTGTCAACTTGACCTGTGCAGACATGAGGTGCATTATGGCTGCTTACGAGAGGATAAATGCTTTTATGCTCACAGTCTGGTAGAGCTTAACGTCTGGATAATGCAAAATGAAACAG GTATTTCACATGATACTATTGTTCAAGAATCCAAGAAATACTGGCAGAACATGGAAGCAAATGCACATGGATCACAG ATCCTTGGGAACCAAATGAAGTACGGATCACTTAATTTGAAGATGAAGTTTGTTTGTGGCCAGTGCTGGAGAAATGGTCAAGTTAATGAGccagacagaaacaaaaaatactgcagtgcaaAAGCAAGACACCC GTGGACCAAAGATCGCCGTGTGGTGCTAGTGATGTCTAATGAGCGGAAGAAGTGGATGACCATTCGTCCTCTTCCCACAAAGAAACAAGTGCCTCTGCAGTTTGAT TTGTGCAATCATATTGCTTCAGGCAAGAAATGTCAGTATGATGGAAACTGCTCATTTGCTCACAGTCCTGAGGAGAGAGAGATGTGGACCTATATGAAGGAGAATAGCA TTCAAGACTTGGAGCAGTTGTATGATATATGGCTAAAAAGTCAAAAACCAGAAAAAGGAGATGATATAGCCACTCAGGCAAACAAAGAAAACGGGAAGCAAATTCACATGCCAACTGACTATGCTGAAGTGACA GTGGATTTTCACTGCTGGATGTGTGGAAAGAACTGTAATAGTGAGAAACAATGGCAGGGtcacatttcttctgaaaagcatAAAGAGAAGGTTTTTCACACTGAGGACGATCAAAACTGCTGGCAGTATCGCTTTCCAACTGGATATTTTAGCATTTGTGATAG ATATATGGCTGGTACTTGTACGGAAGGAAACAACTGTAAATTTGCCCATGGAAATGCCGAGCTCCATGAGTGGGAAGAGCGAAGACAAGTTTTAAGAATGAAACTCAGCAAAGCAAGAAAAGATCACTTGATTGCTCCCAGTGATAATGACTTTGGAAAATATAGTTTTTTGTTTAAAGATTTAAACTAA
- the ZC3H7A gene encoding zinc finger CCCH domain-containing protein 7A isoform X5, whose product MGLHEKVLEDCEIALRLNENNFRALYRKAKALNELGRYKKAYDAVAKCSLAVPQDESVIKLTQELAQKLGLKIRKAYVRAKPPSSSPVSNDISAKNSSVEDIELDLSEQKQEMISAAASSSSNFASEVSKDLASVPVPSLSSVMPLQVEKVSLPSAVLANGGSVSFSIPEACLDCGDGDIIIGEELDELLDSVPDPDESVMQTTGVRGALPAGSVATSVPFSASLLGTLPVGGGFVPSPSLSEIFSQPLASSLENFCSSLSTFSISDPKRDLSSSASRDGTPALNSNNSPLFINGPSSLFGSESYMGIAGQTRNDFSNVFSSATANIPVSSALAGRNPLEGTHELKQACQLCFVKKGPKLLDYTYHPSLEHKCKKDILIGRLKNSEDKSWKKIRPRPTKTQYVGPYYICKDVAAEEECRYPGHCTFAYCQEEIDVWTLERKGAFSREALFGGNGKINFTVSRLLQEHHGLFMFLCEKCFDHKPRIISKRNKDNSSSCSHPAMHDFEDNKCLVHILRETMVKYSKIRPFQVRCQLDLCRHEVHYGCLREDKCFYAHSLVELNVWIMQNETGISHDTIVQESKKYWQNMEANAHGSQILGNQMKYGSLNLKMKFVCGQCWRNGQVNEPDRNKKYCSAKARHPWTKDRRVVLVMSNERKKWMTIRPLPTKKQVPLQFDLCNHIASGKKCQYDGNCSFAHSPEEREMWTYMKENSIQDLEQLYDIWLKSQKPEKGDDIATQANKENGKQIHMPTDYAEVTVDFHCWMCGKNCNSEKQWQGHISSEKHKEKVFHTEDDQNCWQYRFPTGYFSICDRYMAGTCTEGNNCKFAHGNAELHEWEERRQVLRMKLSKARKDHLIAPSDNDFGKYSFLFKDLN is encoded by the exons ATG GGTTTGCATGAAAAAGTTCTAGAAGACTGTGAAATAGCATTAAGGTTGAATGAAAACAATTTCCGAGCTCTCTATCGGAAAGCTAAAGCCTTGAATGAGTTGGGAAGGTATAAGAAGGCTTATGATGCTGTAGCAAAATGTTCTCTTGCTGTGCCACAG gATGAAAGTGTTATTAAGCTTACTCAAGAACTTGCTCAAAAACTaggtttaaaaataaggaaagcaTATGTAAGAGCAAAg CCGCCTTCCTCAAGCCCGGTTTCTAACGATATATCAGCTAAG aaTTCTTCTGTAGAAGATATTGAGTTAG ATTTATCTGAACAGAAGCAAGAGAtgatttctgctgctgcttcatcCTCCTCAAACTTTGCTTCTGAAGTATCTAAAGACTTGGCATCAGTACCTGTACCATCCTTATCTTCTGTTATGCCTCTTCAAGTGGAAAaggtttctttgccttctgcagtGTTGGCAAATGGAGGAAGTGTTTCTTTCTCTATACCAGAAGCATGTTTAGACTGTGGAGATGGAGATATAATTATCGGGGAAGAACTTGATGAGTTACTTGATTCTGTGCCTGATCCAGATGAAAGTGTAAtg caAACTACGGGAGTCAGAGGAGCtcttcctgcaggaagtgtagctaCTAGCGTAcctttttctgcctctttgttGGGGACATTGCCAGTTGGTGGGGGATTTGTTCCTTcaccttctctttcagaaatcttttcacagcctttggcTTCTTCACTGGAAAACTTTTGTTCATCATTAAGCACCTTTTCAATCAGTGATCCAAAAAGAG ATCTCTCAAGTTCAGCTTCTAGAGACGGAACGCCAGCGCTTAACAGCAATAATTCCCCTCTGTTT ATAAATGGCCCTAGCAGCTTGTTTGGATCCGAAAGTTACATGGGAATCGCAGGTCAAACGAGAAAtgacttttcaaatgtttttagcaGTGCAACTGCTAATATACCTGTATCTTCAGCACTTGCGGGAAGAAACCCGTTAGAAGGCACACATGAGCTAAAACAGGCCTGCCAGTTATGCTTTGTCAAAAAAG GTCCTAAATTATTGGATTACACCTACCATCCCAGCTTAGAGCATAAATGTAAGAAGGATATTCTAATTGGCAGACTGAAAAACTCTGAAGAtaaatcatggaaaaaaatacGTCCAAGACCAACAAAGACACAATATGTGGGACCATATTATATATGTAAAG atgttgctgctgaagaagagtgCCGATATCCAGGCCATTGCACGTTTGCGTATTGCCAAGAGGAGATAGATGTATGGACACTGGAGCGCAAAGGAGCCTTTAGCCgagaagctctttttggaggaaaCGGAAAGATCAATTTTACTGTATCCCGACTTCTTCAAGAACATCATGGATTGTTTATGTTTCTTTGTGAG AAATGTTTTGATCACAAACCCAGAATAATAAGCAAAAGGAATAAGGATAATTCATCTTCTTGTTCTCACCCTGCTATGCATGACTTCGAAGATAACAA GTGCCTTGTCCACATTTTGCGAGAAACTATGGTGAAATATTCCAAAATCCGCCCTTTTCAAGTTCGGTGTCAACTTGACCTGTGCAGACATGAGGTGCATTATGGCTGCTTACGAGAGGATAAATGCTTTTATGCTCACAGTCTGGTAGAGCTTAACGTCTGGATAATGCAAAATGAAACAG GTATTTCACATGATACTATTGTTCAAGAATCCAAGAAATACTGGCAGAACATGGAAGCAAATGCACATGGATCACAG ATCCTTGGGAACCAAATGAAGTACGGATCACTTAATTTGAAGATGAAGTTTGTTTGTGGCCAGTGCTGGAGAAATGGTCAAGTTAATGAGccagacagaaacaaaaaatactgcagtgcaaAAGCAAGACACCC GTGGACCAAAGATCGCCGTGTGGTGCTAGTGATGTCTAATGAGCGGAAGAAGTGGATGACCATTCGTCCTCTTCCCACAAAGAAACAAGTGCCTCTGCAGTTTGAT TTGTGCAATCATATTGCTTCAGGCAAGAAATGTCAGTATGATGGAAACTGCTCATTTGCTCACAGTCCTGAGGAGAGAGAGATGTGGACCTATATGAAGGAGAATAGCA TTCAAGACTTGGAGCAGTTGTATGATATATGGCTAAAAAGTCAAAAACCAGAAAAAGGAGATGATATAGCCACTCAGGCAAACAAAGAAAACGGGAAGCAAATTCACATGCCAACTGACTATGCTGAAGTGACA GTGGATTTTCACTGCTGGATGTGTGGAAAGAACTGTAATAGTGAGAAACAATGGCAGGGtcacatttcttctgaaaagcatAAAGAGAAGGTTTTTCACACTGAGGACGATCAAAACTGCTGGCAGTATCGCTTTCCAACTGGATATTTTAGCATTTGTGATAG ATATATGGCTGGTACTTGTACGGAAGGAAACAACTGTAAATTTGCCCATGGAAATGCCGAGCTCCATGAGTGGGAAGAGCGAAGACAAGTTTTAAGAATGAAACTCAGCAAAGCAAGAAAAGATCACTTGATTGCTCCCAGTGATAATGACTTTGGAAAATATAGTTTTTTGTTTAAAGATTTAAACTAA